One Roseimicrobium gellanilyticum DNA window includes the following coding sequences:
- a CDS encoding vWA domain-containing protein, translating into MTFLHSQYLHLLWLGLIPVALWLFRRKAKRVQVSTLLFFRTLAREHQESAWLRRLKKIFSLLLTLLVILLAVLALARPFREGGGDTPKSLVVLLDCSASMDAKDADGKTRLDVAKEVLRDRLNALPENIITSLVVYGSEAEVMQSRSTNRRELLRMIDQAQAVPEEDHPEEALVVARRLAALDAPAEIWYASDRAFSKEEAASGLGAGVDGDAPAAAIKPGEAEPRQRFIDVALKEPLNAGITGFQIRPAPLARNRFDVFVEVSASSANKAPMEITLEARLDGNPRGLREFELKPGESTRIILPVEGGRGQRLEMEMRSANDCLGWDNVVLAALPETKPLVVAWLAESPDPFVELALTSLLAEERIQILKGGVKDWPMKEKPDVYVFENWLPTPWPTDRPALVLNPPRSEGPIHAKKLERAVPYDAVRAVQPEHPVLFRVTSNRAAVTQTTVLNVSDTLETLWMAGNEPVLAAGEAGGQRLVVTAFQPSRSEQLALLSAFPLLVGNAIYWCAEQAETLASLQPHHPGEVIPVAPGIVKWRVWDGVSIHDVSQEAGSGWMDLSYVGLFEDSKGRAQSSLLLSMRETDIPSVNADATAPDASNDKGVKWAGGGNWSTTLLWLALGILLLESWLFHRHAVY; encoded by the coding sequence TTGACCTTCCTCCACTCCCAGTATTTGCATCTGCTCTGGCTCGGGCTCATTCCCGTGGCCTTGTGGTTGTTCCGCCGGAAGGCGAAGCGGGTACAGGTTTCCACGTTGCTTTTCTTCCGCACGCTGGCGCGGGAGCATCAGGAGTCAGCGTGGCTGCGACGGCTGAAGAAAATCTTTTCCCTGCTGCTGACGCTGCTGGTCATCCTGCTGGCGGTACTTGCGCTGGCACGGCCTTTCCGTGAGGGCGGGGGAGACACGCCGAAGAGCCTCGTGGTGCTGTTGGATTGTTCCGCCTCCATGGATGCGAAGGATGCGGATGGAAAGACGAGACTGGATGTCGCGAAGGAAGTCCTGCGTGATCGCCTCAATGCGTTGCCGGAGAACATCATCACCTCATTGGTGGTGTATGGCTCCGAAGCAGAGGTCATGCAGTCGCGCAGCACGAACCGCCGCGAGCTTTTGCGCATGATTGACCAAGCCCAGGCCGTGCCCGAGGAGGATCACCCGGAGGAGGCGCTAGTGGTGGCGCGACGGCTGGCTGCGCTGGATGCGCCAGCAGAGATTTGGTACGCCAGTGACCGTGCCTTTTCGAAGGAAGAGGCAGCCTCTGGTTTGGGTGCTGGTGTCGACGGTGATGCGCCAGCAGCGGCGATAAAGCCGGGTGAGGCCGAGCCCCGTCAGCGATTTATCGACGTCGCCCTCAAGGAACCGCTGAATGCGGGCATCACGGGTTTCCAGATCCGCCCAGCACCGCTGGCTCGCAATCGCTTCGACGTGTTTGTGGAGGTGTCCGCTTCTTCCGCGAACAAAGCGCCCATGGAGATCACACTCGAGGCGCGGTTGGACGGCAATCCGCGGGGATTGCGTGAGTTTGAACTGAAGCCGGGCGAGAGCACGCGCATCATCCTTCCCGTGGAAGGCGGGCGAGGGCAGCGTCTGGAAATGGAAATGCGCTCTGCAAACGACTGCCTGGGCTGGGACAATGTGGTGCTGGCGGCGCTGCCGGAGACGAAGCCACTCGTCGTAGCCTGGCTTGCAGAGTCACCTGATCCCTTTGTGGAACTCGCGCTCACTTCCCTGTTGGCGGAAGAACGCATCCAGATTCTGAAGGGGGGAGTGAAGGACTGGCCCATGAAAGAGAAGCCAGATGTGTATGTGTTCGAAAATTGGCTGCCTACGCCGTGGCCCACGGATCGCCCCGCCCTGGTATTGAACCCACCGAGGAGCGAAGGCCCCATCCATGCGAAGAAGCTGGAGCGAGCTGTCCCCTATGATGCGGTGCGCGCTGTGCAACCGGAGCATCCCGTGCTTTTCCGGGTGACCAGCAATCGAGCCGCGGTCACACAAACCACCGTGCTCAACGTGAGCGATACCCTGGAGACGCTCTGGATGGCGGGCAATGAACCCGTGCTGGCGGCTGGTGAGGCGGGAGGGCAACGGCTGGTGGTCACCGCCTTCCAACCAAGCCGTAGCGAGCAGCTTGCGCTTTTGAGTGCTTTTCCGTTGCTGGTGGGAAATGCGATTTACTGGTGTGCGGAGCAGGCGGAGACTCTGGCCTCTCTGCAGCCGCATCATCCGGGTGAGGTGATTCCGGTCGCGCCCGGAATCGTCAAGTGGCGGGTGTGGGACGGTGTATCTATCCATGATGTTTCCCAGGAGGCCGGTTCCGGCTGGATGGACCTGTCCTACGTGGGACTCTTCGAGGATAGCAAGGGCCGCGCGCAGTCGAGCTTGCTCCTGTCCATGCGTGAGACGGATATTCCCTCTGTGAATGCAGACGCGACAGCTCCTGACGCGTCGAATGACAAGGGTGTGAAATGGGCCGGGGGAGGGAACTGGAGCACCACACTCTTGTGGCTGGCTCTCGGCATCCTCCTGCTGGAGAGCTGGCTCTTCCACCGACACGCGGTGTACTGA
- a CDS encoding DUF1592 domain-containing protein yields the protein MPVSRVAFPLFLSVAAAVSLASQSTQAQDRAAVSDAFQKNVLPVLEQRCFDCHDGEMKKGDVDLQALTDQSHPARNDIRLWDKVREQLKAGTMPPKNKTPLEPQGKQAILDWVGMNERATLAQAPTDPGVRKVRRLTRDEYTYALRDLLGIESKPGDKFPADGAGGEGFSNNADTLTLSPLLIEKYITTADDVVKEVWSKDPLRQRLMAPCTSDKLPPEEGAALILRPLVQRAWRRPVSEQELKEVIQVFSAALKRGANWDGALKVAVKSVILSPKFLFIREEEPAKPGQVHQVDHYAMASRLSFFLWSSIPDEELLKLAAEKKLQDDAVLAAQVKRMLADKRAAAFTKTFAGQWLRFDELFNTVDPDRRKFPQFNDEMRRNMYDEAFNFADNILRRNGRMLDFLDSDYSYLNESLANHYGVPDVKGPEMRQVKFTDGKRGGLVGMGAILSATAYPQRTSPVLRGKWVLEQLLGAPPPPPPPNVGQLPEDDRDLKGEVTLRKRLEAHRDKAACIGCHARMDPLGFGLENFNAVGQWRDNENGKALDVGGVMPDGRAFANPAELRKVLMQEKDKFSRTLCSRLLGYALGRGLETVDQPTLLRLEETLRKNDYRSEALVIGVVQSYPFRMAK from the coding sequence ATGCCAGTTTCCCGTGTCGCTTTTCCTTTGTTCCTGAGTGTTGCCGCCGCAGTCTCCCTGGCTTCCCAGAGCACTCAGGCCCAGGATCGCGCAGCGGTTTCGGATGCATTTCAGAAGAACGTGCTCCCGGTGCTGGAGCAGCGCTGCTTCGATTGCCATGACGGCGAGATGAAAAAGGGGGATGTGGATCTCCAGGCGCTCACGGACCAAAGTCATCCGGCGCGGAATGACATCCGGCTCTGGGACAAGGTGCGCGAGCAGCTCAAGGCCGGGACAATGCCTCCGAAGAACAAAACCCCGCTCGAACCACAGGGGAAGCAGGCCATCCTCGACTGGGTGGGCATGAATGAAAGGGCCACCCTTGCGCAGGCTCCCACGGATCCCGGCGTGCGCAAGGTCCGGAGATTGACTCGCGACGAGTATACCTACGCCTTGCGTGATTTGCTGGGCATCGAGTCCAAGCCGGGGGACAAATTCCCCGCGGATGGCGCGGGTGGTGAGGGCTTCTCCAACAATGCGGATACGCTGACGTTATCGCCTCTCCTGATTGAGAAGTACATCACGACGGCAGATGACGTGGTGAAGGAGGTGTGGAGCAAGGATCCGCTGAGGCAGCGCCTCATGGCCCCCTGCACCAGCGACAAGCTCCCGCCCGAGGAAGGTGCTGCGCTCATTCTTCGGCCCCTGGTGCAGCGTGCCTGGCGCCGGCCTGTCTCCGAGCAGGAGTTGAAGGAAGTGATTCAAGTTTTCAGCGCTGCCCTCAAACGTGGAGCCAACTGGGATGGAGCACTGAAGGTCGCCGTGAAGAGCGTGATTCTCTCGCCCAAGTTTCTCTTCATTCGCGAAGAAGAGCCTGCGAAGCCCGGTCAGGTCCACCAAGTGGATCACTATGCGATGGCCTCTCGCCTTTCCTTCTTCCTCTGGTCTTCCATCCCGGATGAGGAGTTGCTGAAGCTTGCTGCTGAGAAGAAGCTGCAAGATGACGCAGTGCTCGCTGCGCAAGTAAAACGCATGCTGGCAGACAAGCGTGCTGCAGCCTTCACAAAGACCTTTGCCGGACAGTGGTTGCGCTTTGATGAACTCTTCAACACCGTGGATCCGGACCGGCGCAAGTTCCCGCAGTTCAACGATGAGATGCGGCGCAACATGTATGACGAGGCTTTCAATTTCGCGGACAACATCCTCCGAAGAAATGGACGCATGCTGGATTTCCTGGACAGCGACTACTCCTATCTCAATGAGTCGCTCGCCAATCACTACGGCGTGCCGGACGTGAAGGGGCCGGAGATGCGCCAGGTGAAATTTACGGATGGCAAACGCGGCGGTCTCGTGGGCATGGGAGCGATCCTCTCGGCCACGGCGTATCCGCAGCGCACGAGTCCCGTGCTCCGTGGCAAGTGGGTGCTGGAGCAGTTGCTCGGCGCACCGCCGCCGCCGCCGCCACCGAACGTGGGCCAGCTCCCTGAGGACGACCGCGACCTGAAGGGGGAGGTCACCCTGCGCAAGCGACTGGAAGCACACCGTGACAAAGCGGCGTGCATCGGCTGCCACGCCCGGATGGATCCGCTGGGCTTTGGACTGGAGAACTTTAATGCCGTGGGCCAGTGGCGCGACAATGAAAACGGCAAGGCCCTCGACGTGGGCGGCGTGATGCCTGACGGCCGCGCCTTTGCCAACCCTGCGGAACTCCGCAAGGTGCTCATGCAGGAGAAGGATAAATTCTCCCGCACCCTCTGTTCCCGACTCTTGGGCTACGCGCTCGGGCGTGGTCTGGAAACCGTGGATCAGCCGACCTTGCTGCGGCTTGAGGAAACCTTGCGAAAGAATGACTATCGCAGCGAGGCACTCGTGATTGGGGTGGTCCAGAGCTACCCTTTCCGAATGGCCAAGTAA